A section of the Streptomyces sp. NBC_01408 genome encodes:
- a CDS encoding oxidoreductase: MPGWNATNIPDQSGRTAVVTGANSGIGYVTARELARRGAFVVLACRSAARGKAAEVRLRTEVPGAQVEFAALDLADLASVQEFAKAYGQRRDTLDLLVNNAGVMALPYGRTADGFETQFGVNHLGHFALTGLLLPRLRAAASGARIVNVSSGFHALADVDHTALAVPDAGGEQGYRRWIAYGRSKTANLLFTHELSRRFTAAGSTITAAAAHPGYASSNLHAGAATLEGPTLNSRVAAFGNAVVAQPAARGALPTLYAATAPGVLPDAFIGPRFGWRGAPVRSWRAKRTLDDTSGELLWTASEKLTGVSYASLPR; this comes from the coding sequence ATGCCCGGCTGGAACGCCACGAACATCCCCGACCAGAGCGGCCGGACCGCCGTCGTGACCGGGGCCAACAGCGGGATCGGCTACGTGACCGCCCGGGAGCTCGCCCGGCGCGGCGCCTTCGTGGTGCTGGCCTGCCGCAGCGCCGCGCGCGGGAAGGCCGCCGAGGTGCGGCTGCGCACCGAAGTGCCCGGCGCCCAGGTGGAGTTCGCCGCCCTCGACCTCGCCGACCTGGCCTCCGTGCAGGAGTTCGCCAAGGCCTACGGGCAGCGCCGCGACACGCTGGACCTGCTGGTCAACAACGCGGGCGTGATGGCGCTGCCGTACGGGCGCACCGCCGACGGGTTCGAGACCCAGTTCGGCGTCAACCACCTCGGACACTTCGCCCTGACCGGTCTGCTGCTGCCGAGGCTGCGGGCGGCGGCGTCCGGGGCCCGGATCGTGAACGTGTCCAGCGGGTTCCACGCGCTCGCCGACGTCGACCACACCGCCCTCGCGGTCCCCGACGCGGGCGGCGAGCAGGGCTACCGCCGCTGGATCGCCTACGGCCGCTCCAAGACCGCCAACCTGCTCTTCACCCACGAGCTGTCCCGGCGCTTCACCGCCGCCGGCTCCACGATCACCGCCGCCGCGGCCCACCCGGGCTACGCCTCCAGCAATCTGCACGCCGGAGCGGCCACGCTGGAGGGCCCCACCCTCAACTCGCGCGTGGCGGCCTTCGGCAACGCGGTCGTCGCGCAGCCCGCCGCCAGGGGCGCGCTGCCCACCCTCTACGCGGCCACCGCGCCCGGGGTCCTGCCGGACGCGTTCATAGGCCCGCGGTTCGGCTGGCGCGGGGCGCCGGTACGGTCCTGGCGGGCGAAGCGGACCCTCGACGACACGTCGGGCGAGCTGCTCTGGACGGCGTCGGAGAAGCTCACCGGGGTCTCTTACGCGTCCCTGCCGCGCTGA
- the cbiE gene encoding precorrin-6y C5,15-methyltransferase (decarboxylating) subunit CbiE, with the protein MSSAPPPVPVTVVGLGADGWAGLTAAARSALASAEVLIGGPRQLDLLPPAECGGERVAWPSPLRPAVPKLAAEHAGRRIAVLASGDPMFYGIGRALAEELGPEALRVHPHPSSVSYACARLGWPVEDTEVVTVVGRPVARLAAALYEGRRVLVLSAGAASPNEIAALLRERGFGPSRMRVLEQLGSEREDTYGGRADGWDHAPGDPLNVVAVDCRRDPRARTPRLGATPGLPDAAYEHDGQLTKRRVRAATLCALAPAPGELLWDIGGGSGSIGIEWMRTHPSCRAVAVERVPERAARITRNAAALGVPGLRVVTGAAPDALAGLPAPDAVFIGGGLTAPGLLDAAWAALAPGGRLVVNTVTLESEAVLTERYRRHGGELVKLSVAQAVPVGGFTGWRQAMPVTQWSVTKEMDQR; encoded by the coding sequence GTGAGCTCCGCACCGCCCCCCGTACCCGTGACGGTCGTCGGCCTCGGCGCCGACGGCTGGGCCGGGCTCACCGCCGCCGCGCGGTCCGCGCTGGCCTCCGCCGAGGTGCTGATCGGCGGGCCGCGCCAGCTCGACCTGCTGCCGCCCGCCGAATGCGGGGGCGAGCGGGTGGCCTGGCCGAGCCCGCTGCGGCCCGCCGTGCCCAAGCTGGCCGCCGAGCACGCCGGCCGCCGGATCGCCGTGCTGGCCAGCGGCGACCCCATGTTCTACGGGATCGGCCGCGCCCTCGCCGAGGAGCTGGGCCCCGAAGCCCTGCGGGTCCACCCGCACCCCTCCTCGGTGTCGTACGCCTGCGCCCGCCTGGGCTGGCCGGTGGAGGACACCGAGGTGGTCACCGTGGTCGGCCGTCCGGTGGCCCGGCTGGCGGCCGCGCTGTACGAGGGGCGGCGGGTGCTGGTCCTCAGCGCCGGAGCGGCGTCCCCGAACGAGATCGCTGCTCTGCTGCGAGAGCGGGGCTTCGGCCCGAGCCGGATGCGGGTGCTGGAGCAGCTGGGCTCCGAGCGCGAGGACACGTACGGAGGCCGGGCGGACGGCTGGGACCATGCGCCCGGCGACCCCCTGAACGTGGTGGCCGTGGACTGCCGCCGGGACCCGCGGGCGCGCACCCCGCGCCTCGGCGCGACCCCGGGGCTGCCGGACGCCGCCTACGAGCACGACGGGCAGCTCACCAAGCGCCGCGTCCGGGCCGCGACCCTGTGCGCGCTGGCCCCCGCCCCCGGTGAGCTGCTGTGGGACATCGGCGGCGGTTCCGGTTCGATCGGCATCGAGTGGATGCGCACGCACCCCTCCTGCCGGGCGGTGGCCGTGGAGCGCGTACCGGAACGGGCCGCGCGGATCACCCGTAACGCGGCCGCCCTCGGCGTGCCCGGCCTGCGCGTGGTGACCGGCGCCGCGCCGGACGCGCTCGCCGGACTGCCCGCCCCCGACGCGGTGTTCATCGGCGGCGGGCTGACCGCGCCGGGCCTGCTGGACGCGGCCTGGGCCGCGCTGGCCCCCGGCGGCCGGCTGGTGGTCAACACCGTCACCCTGGAGTCGGAGGCGGTCCTCACCGAGCGCTACCGGCGCCACGGCGGCGAACTGGTGAAACTGTCCGTCGCGCAGGCCGTGCCGGTCGGCGGTTTCACGGGCTGGCGGCAGGCGATGCCGGTCACGCAGTGGTCAGTGACAAAGGAGATGGATCAGAGATGA
- the cobM gene encoding precorrin-4 C(11)-methyltransferase, translated as MTVYFIGAGPGAADLITVRGARTLAAAPACLYAGSLVPRELLAECPPDARLVDTSQLNLDEIVAECVRAHAAGQDVARLHSGDPSIFSAVAEQMRRLDAEGIPYEVVPGVPAFAAAAAALKRELTVPTVGQTVILTRIAQQATPMPPGEDLATLGRSGALLVLHLATRYVDRVVDELLPHYGAECPVAVVAMASRPDELVLRGTLADIAAQVKTAGLVRTAVILVGRTLGAEQFRDSHLYSPERDRHAC; from the coding sequence ATGACCGTGTACTTCATCGGTGCGGGCCCCGGCGCCGCCGACCTGATCACGGTGCGCGGTGCCCGGACCCTGGCCGCCGCTCCCGCCTGCCTGTACGCGGGCAGCCTCGTCCCGCGCGAACTGCTCGCCGAGTGCCCGCCGGACGCGCGTCTGGTCGACACCTCGCAGCTGAACCTGGACGAGATCGTCGCCGAGTGCGTACGGGCCCACGCGGCGGGCCAGGACGTCGCCCGGCTGCACTCCGGCGACCCGTCGATCTTCAGCGCGGTCGCCGAGCAGATGCGCCGGCTCGACGCGGAGGGGATCCCCTACGAGGTCGTCCCCGGGGTACCGGCCTTCGCCGCGGCCGCCGCCGCGCTGAAGCGGGAGCTGACGGTGCCGACGGTCGGCCAGACCGTGATCCTGACCCGGATCGCCCAGCAGGCCACCCCGATGCCGCCCGGCGAGGACCTGGCCACGCTGGGCCGCAGCGGCGCGCTGCTGGTACTGCACCTGGCCACCCGGTACGTGGACCGCGTCGTCGACGAGCTGCTGCCGCACTACGGGGCCGAGTGCCCGGTGGCGGTGGTGGCGATGGCCAGCCGCCCCGACGAGCTGGTCCTGCGCGGCACCCTGGCCGACATCGCCGCCCAGGTGAAGACCGCGGGCCTGGTCCGCACGGCCGTCATCCTGGTCGGCCGCACCCTGGGGGCCGAGCAGTTCCGCGACAGCCACCTGTACTCCCCCGAGCGCGACCGGCATGCCTGCTGA
- a CDS encoding cobalt-precorrin-6A reductase codes for MPAEPDPRRHVLILGGTTEARRLAEALAGAGAGAGRSAGLPGPEAPGAPAPEALRVTTSLAGRVAAPVLPPGETRIGGFGGPAGLAAWIRDHRVTQLVDATHPFAERMSFHAAEAAARTGVPLLALRRPGWVPGAGDDWTFADSLEGAAEILPSLGGRAFLTTGRMGLHTFAHLNDTWFLVRSVDPPEGPVPPRLEVLLARGPFALADERELLARHRIDVLVTKDSGGSATAPKLAAAREAGIPVLVVRRPAVPQGQPQAASVLEALRWLDAGPA; via the coding sequence ATGCCTGCTGAGCCGGATCCCCGGCGGCACGTCCTGATCCTGGGCGGTACGACCGAGGCCCGCCGCCTCGCCGAAGCCCTGGCCGGGGCGGGGGCGGGAGCGGGGCGATCTGCCGGGCTGCCCGGCCCGGAGGCTCCGGGCGCTCCCGCGCCGGAGGCGCTCCGCGTGACCACCTCCCTGGCGGGGCGGGTCGCCGCACCGGTGCTGCCGCCCGGCGAGACCCGCATCGGCGGCTTCGGCGGGCCTGCGGGCCTCGCCGCCTGGATCCGGGACCACCGGGTCACGCAACTGGTCGATGCCACCCACCCCTTCGCGGAGCGGATGAGTTTCCACGCCGCCGAGGCGGCCGCTCGCACGGGCGTCCCGCTGCTGGCGCTGCGCCGCCCCGGCTGGGTTCCCGGCGCGGGCGACGACTGGACCTTCGCCGACTCCCTCGAAGGGGCGGCCGAGATCCTGCCCTCGCTCGGCGGCCGGGCCTTCCTGACCACCGGGCGGATGGGGCTGCACACTTTCGCGCACCTCAACGACACCTGGTTCCTGGTGCGTTCGGTGGATCCGCCGGAGGGTCCCGTACCGCCGCGCCTGGAAGTGCTGCTGGCCCGGGGCCCGTTCGCCCTCGCCGACGAGCGGGAGCTGCTCGCCCGTCACCGTATCGACGTGCTCGTCACCAAGGACAGCGGCGGCTCGGCCACCGCCCCCAAACTCGCGGCCGCCCGCGAGGCCGGCATCCCGGTCCTGGTCGTACGCCGCCCCGCGGTCCCGCAGGGCCAGCCGCAGGCGGCCTCGGTCCTCGAAGCGCTGCGCTGGCTCGACGCCGGACCCGCGTAG
- a CDS encoding precorrin-2 C(20)-methyltransferase, translated as MRAGGRLYGVGLGPGDPNLMTLRAVEVIGEADVVAYHSARHGRSIARSIAAKHLRADHIEEPLVYPVTTETTDHPGGYQGAMEEFYESAAARLAAHLDAGRTVAVLAEGDPLFYSSYMHMHKRLADRYETEVIPGVTSVSAAAARLGTPLVEGEEVLTILPGTLPEEELAARLAATDSAVVMKLGRTFPAVRGAMASSGRLAEARYVERATMAGERTGLLGDTDPQSVPYFAVAVVPSRIGNPGQVPSGPGEVVVVGTGPAGPLWLTPQTRRALADAEVLVGYTTYLDRVPVKPGQIRHGSDNKVESERAEFALDLARRGKRVAVVSGGDPGVFAMATAVLEVAGQAEYKDVPVRVLPGVTAANAAAAAAGAPLGHDYATISLSDRLKPWEVIAERLRAAAAADLVLALYNPGSRSRTWQVAQARELLLELRSPETPVVVARDVGGPEQSVRIVTLAGLEPSEVDMRTILLIGSSQTQVTERADGSRLTWTPRRYA; from the coding sequence ATGAGGGCCGGGGGACGGCTCTACGGGGTCGGGCTCGGGCCCGGCGATCCGAACCTGATGACCCTGCGCGCCGTGGAGGTGATCGGCGAGGCCGACGTCGTCGCCTACCACAGCGCCCGGCACGGGCGGTCCATCGCCCGTTCGATCGCCGCGAAGCACCTGCGCGCGGACCACATCGAGGAACCGCTGGTCTACCCGGTCACCACCGAGACCACCGACCACCCCGGCGGCTACCAGGGCGCGATGGAGGAGTTCTACGAGTCCGCCGCGGCCCGCCTCGCCGCGCACCTGGACGCCGGCCGGACCGTGGCCGTCCTCGCGGAGGGCGACCCGCTCTTCTACAGCTCGTACATGCACATGCACAAGCGGCTCGCGGACCGCTACGAGACCGAGGTCATCCCCGGTGTCACCTCCGTCAGCGCCGCCGCCGCCCGGCTCGGCACCCCGCTCGTGGAGGGCGAGGAGGTCCTGACCATCCTCCCCGGCACCCTGCCCGAGGAGGAGCTCGCCGCCCGCCTCGCCGCCACCGACTCGGCGGTCGTGATGAAGCTCGGCCGGACCTTCCCCGCCGTGCGCGGTGCGATGGCCAGCAGCGGCCGGCTCGCCGAGGCCCGCTACGTCGAACGCGCCACCATGGCGGGCGAGCGGACCGGACTGCTCGGCGACACCGACCCGCAGAGCGTGCCGTACTTCGCCGTCGCGGTCGTCCCCAGCCGCATCGGCAACCCGGGCCAGGTGCCGTCCGGCCCCGGCGAGGTCGTCGTCGTCGGCACCGGTCCGGCGGGGCCGCTGTGGCTCACCCCGCAGACCCGGCGGGCGCTCGCCGACGCCGAGGTGCTGGTCGGCTACACGACGTACCTGGACCGGGTCCCCGTGAAGCCGGGCCAGATCCGGCACGGCTCCGACAACAAGGTCGAGTCGGAGCGGGCCGAGTTCGCCCTCGACCTCGCCCGGCGCGGCAAGCGGGTGGCCGTGGTCTCCGGCGGCGACCCCGGGGTCTTCGCCATGGCCACGGCGGTCCTGGAGGTGGCCGGGCAGGCGGAGTACAAGGACGTGCCCGTACGGGTCCTGCCGGGGGTGACCGCCGCCAACGCGGCGGCCGCCGCAGCGGGAGCCCCCCTCGGCCACGACTACGCCACCATCTCGCTGTCCGACCGGCTCAAGCCGTGGGAGGTCATCGCGGAGCGGCTGCGCGCGGCCGCCGCCGCCGACCTGGTGCTCGCCCTGTACAACCCCGGCTCGCGCAGCCGTACCTGGCAGGTGGCCCAGGCCCGTGAGCTGCTGCTGGAGCTGCGCTCGCCCGAGACCCCGGTGGTCGTCGCCCGCGACGTGGGCGGCCCGGAGCAGTCGGTGCGGATCGTCACCCTCGCCGGGCTGGAGCCGTCCGAGGTGGACATGCGCACGATCCTGCTGATCGGCTCCTCGCAGACCCAGGTCACCGAGCGGGCCGACGGGTCCAGGCTCACCTGGACGCCGCGCCGCTACGCCTGA
- a CDS encoding precorrin-8X methylmutase, with product MSEYTVFEYEKDGAAIYRQSFATIRAEADLSRLPASVAQVAVRMIHACGMTDLPQDLGYTPEVVLRARAALEAGAPVLCDVQMVASGVTRKRLPADNDVICTLSDPAVPELAAKMGTTRSAAALEVWRDRGLLEGSVIAVGNAPTALFRLLEMIEEGAPRPAAVIGVPVGFIGAAESKDALAAHPSGLDHLIVRGRRGGSAIAAAAVNAIASVAE from the coding sequence ATGAGCGAGTACACCGTGTTCGAGTACGAGAAGGACGGCGCCGCGATCTACCGCCAGTCCTTTGCCACGATCCGCGCCGAGGCGGACCTCTCGAGGCTGCCCGCCTCGGTCGCCCAGGTCGCGGTGCGCATGATTCACGCCTGTGGCATGACCGACCTCCCGCAGGACCTGGGATACACCCCGGAGGTGGTGCTGCGGGCCCGCGCGGCCCTGGAGGCCGGCGCGCCGGTCCTGTGCGACGTGCAGATGGTCGCGAGCGGGGTCACCCGCAAGCGGCTGCCCGCGGACAACGACGTGATCTGCACCCTCTCCGACCCGGCCGTGCCGGAACTCGCCGCGAAGATGGGCACCACCCGCAGCGCCGCCGCGCTCGAAGTCTGGCGTGACCGGGGCCTGTTGGAGGGCTCCGTGATCGCCGTCGGCAACGCCCCGACCGCGCTCTTCCGGCTGCTGGAGATGATCGAGGAGGGCGCCCCGCGCCCGGCCGCCGTCATCGGCGTGCCCGTCGGCTTCATCGGCGCCGCCGAGTCCAAGGACGCCCTCGCCGCGCACCCCTCGGGCCTCGACCACCTGATCGTGCGGGGCCGGCGCGGCGGCAGCGCCATCGCGGCCGCCGCCGTCAACGCCATCGCGAGCGTGGCCGAATGA
- a CDS encoding cobalamin biosynthesis protein CobG, with protein sequence MSKPPSAASRDEPVIRDRGDACPGALRLHAADDGFLARVRIPGGLLTARQAAALGLAADRFGDGHLELTSRGNVQLRGLREECGAGLAELLDSVGLLPAPSHERIRNIVASPLADPAPVRALDRVLCADPKAAALSGRFLFAVDDGRGDVAALGPDVTLLAQPGGRVLIRLGVSPDAAEVAAADAARAALEAAHHFLDAAAEAGTRAWRIAELPAEHALDAREFTLRLVGRGMRARYVPDAPRPYADPPAPGVHGDALCVLVPLGRLSTDQWRELPGELRITPWRSLLVTADARPAGLVTAPGSPWESVTACTGRPGCAKSLADVRADARAVAERARGPLPVHWSGCERRCGHPRGTAWVDLVATPDGYRLGADPVAPHELAAALAAARNQPPVPEAAVSEAAVKK encoded by the coding sequence ATGTCCAAGCCGCCCTCCGCCGCATCGCGGGACGAACCCGTCATACGGGACCGCGGTGACGCCTGTCCGGGCGCGCTGCGCCTGCACGCGGCGGACGACGGGTTCCTCGCGCGGGTCCGGATCCCCGGCGGGCTGCTCACCGCCCGGCAGGCCGCCGCCCTCGGGCTCGCCGCCGACCGGTTCGGCGACGGGCACCTGGAGCTCACCTCGCGCGGCAATGTGCAGTTGCGCGGCCTCCGCGAGGAGTGCGGCGCCGGGCTGGCCGAGCTGCTGGACTCCGTCGGGCTGCTGCCCGCGCCCTCGCACGAGCGGATCCGGAACATCGTCGCCAGCCCGCTGGCGGACCCCGCGCCGGTGCGCGCCCTGGACCGGGTGCTGTGCGCCGACCCGAAGGCCGCGGCGCTCTCCGGCCGGTTCCTCTTCGCCGTGGACGACGGACGCGGGGACGTGGCCGCCCTCGGCCCCGACGTGACCCTCCTCGCGCAGCCCGGCGGACGGGTGCTGATCCGGCTCGGCGTGTCGCCGGACGCCGCCGAGGTGGCCGCCGCCGACGCCGCGCGGGCGGCGCTGGAGGCCGCCCATCACTTCCTCGACGCCGCGGCCGAAGCCGGCACCCGGGCCTGGCGGATCGCCGAACTGCCCGCCGAACACGCCCTGGATGCAAGGGAGTTCACTCTGCGGCTGGTCGGCCGGGGCATGCGCGCGCGGTACGTTCCCGACGCGCCCCGCCCGTACGCGGACCCGCCCGCGCCCGGCGTGCACGGGGACGCGCTCTGCGTGCTGGTCCCGCTCGGCCGGCTCAGCACCGACCAGTGGCGGGAGCTGCCCGGCGAGCTGCGCATCACGCCCTGGCGCTCCCTCCTCGTCACCGCCGACGCCCGCCCCGCCGGGCTCGTCACCGCGCCCGGCAGCCCCTGGGAGTCCGTCACCGCCTGCACCGGCCGGCCCGGCTGCGCCAAGTCCCTCGCCGACGTGCGCGCCGACGCGCGGGCCGTCGCCGAGCGGGCGCGGGGGCCCCTGCCCGTCCACTGGTCCGGCTGCGAACGCCGCTGCGGGCACCCCCGCGGTACGGCCTGGGTGGACCTGGTGGCCACGCCCGACGGGTACCGGCTCGGCGCGGACCCGGTGGCACCCCACGAACTCGCCGCGGCCCTCGCCGCCGCGCGCAACCAACCCCCAGTCCCCGAAGCCGCAGTGTCCGAAGCCGCAGTGAAGAAATGA
- the cobN gene encoding cobaltochelatase subunit CobN yields MILLLSTSDTDLLSARAANTADGPVPYRFANPSRLPLDDLPGLLDGVDLVVVRLLGGLRAWQDGLDLLLAPGQTRPVVVLTGEQAPDAQLMEASTVPIGIAAEAHGYLAHGGPANLDQLARFLSDTVLLTGHGFEPPAASPAWGPLERTPRHTTGPRVAVLYYRAHQMSGNTAFVHTLCEAIEAQDAQALPLYVSSLRTPEPELLTELEGVDAVVTTVLAAGGTKPATASAGGDDESWDAGALASLGVPILQALCLTGSRSNWEENDEGLSPLDAATQVAVPEFDGRLITVPFSFKELDEDGLPAYVADPERAARVAGIAVRHARLRHIERRDKKVALVLSAYPTKHSRIGNAVGLDTPASAVELLRTLIAGGYDFGPVEDIPGLVSGDGDELIRALIEAGGHDQEWLTEEQLARNPVRIPAADYKRWFAQLPADLRESVEQHWGEAPGNMFVDHSANPEGDIVLAALRRGNLLILIQPPRGFGENPIAIYHDPDLPPSHHYLAAYRWIQARAEDGGFGADAMIHLGKHGNLEWLPGKNAGLSASCAPDAALGDLPLIYPFLVNDPGEGTQAKRRVHATLVDHLVPPMARAESYGDIARLEQHLDEYAQISAMDPAKLPAIRAQIWTLIQAAKLDHDLGLEERPDDEGFDDFLLHVDGWLCEVKDAQIRDGLHVLGGAPTGPARVNLVLAILRARQIWGGTTALPGLREALGLDESAATRTSADAVEEAARALVQAMEDANWSLDAVASVAAGHPAPVADVLSFAAREVVPRLAGTVDEIAHVVAALDGRFIPAGPSGSPLRGLVNVLPTGRNFYSVDPKAVPSRLAWETGQALAESLLTRYRTDNGEWPASVGLSLWGTSAMRTSGDDVAEAMSLLGIRPVWDEASRRVTGLEPIPLAELGRPRIDVTLRISGFFRDAFPHVIGLLDDAVRLAASLEEPADQNFVRAHAQADLAEHGDERRATTRIFGSRPGTYGAGILQLIDSRDWRTDADLAEVYTVWGGYAYGRGLEGRPARDEMETAYKRITVAAKNTDTREHDIADSDDYFQYHGGMVATVRALRGTAPEAYIGDSTRPETVKTRTLVEETSRVFRARVVNPKWIEAMRRHGYKGAFELAATVDYLFGYDATTGVVADWMYDKLTETYVLDPVNRAFLEEANPWALHGIAERLLEAESRGMWEKPDPQVLESLRQVYLDTEGNLEGESD; encoded by the coding sequence ATGATCCTGCTGCTGTCGACGTCCGACACCGATCTGCTCAGCGCCCGCGCCGCGAACACGGCGGACGGCCCCGTGCCGTACCGGTTCGCGAACCCCTCCCGCCTTCCCCTGGACGACCTCCCCGGCCTCCTCGACGGAGTCGACCTGGTCGTCGTACGCCTCCTCGGCGGCCTGCGCGCCTGGCAGGACGGCCTCGACCTGCTCCTCGCCCCCGGGCAGACCCGCCCGGTCGTGGTCCTGACCGGCGAACAGGCTCCGGACGCCCAGCTGATGGAGGCCTCCACGGTCCCGATCGGCATCGCGGCCGAGGCCCACGGCTACCTCGCGCACGGCGGCCCCGCCAACCTGGACCAGCTGGCCCGCTTCCTCTCGGACACGGTCCTGCTCACCGGCCACGGCTTCGAGCCCCCCGCCGCCTCCCCCGCCTGGGGCCCCCTGGAGCGCACCCCGCGGCACACCACCGGCCCCCGGGTCGCCGTGCTCTACTACCGCGCCCACCAGATGAGCGGCAACACCGCCTTCGTGCACACCCTGTGCGAGGCCATCGAGGCGCAGGACGCGCAGGCGCTGCCCCTCTACGTCTCCTCCCTGCGCACCCCCGAGCCGGAGCTGCTGACCGAGCTGGAGGGCGTCGACGCGGTCGTCACCACCGTGCTCGCGGCCGGCGGAACCAAGCCCGCCACCGCTTCGGCGGGCGGGGACGACGAGTCCTGGGACGCGGGCGCGCTCGCCTCCCTGGGCGTGCCGATCCTCCAGGCGCTGTGCCTGACGGGCTCGCGCAGCAACTGGGAGGAGAACGACGAGGGGCTGTCCCCCCTCGACGCCGCCACTCAGGTGGCCGTGCCCGAGTTCGACGGCCGCCTGATCACCGTCCCGTTCTCCTTCAAGGAGCTCGACGAGGACGGCCTGCCCGCGTACGTGGCCGACCCCGAGCGGGCCGCCCGGGTCGCGGGGATCGCCGTACGCCACGCCCGGCTGCGGCACATCGAGCGCCGCGACAAGAAGGTCGCGCTCGTACTCTCCGCGTACCCGACCAAGCACTCCCGCATCGGCAACGCCGTCGGGCTCGACACCCCGGCCAGCGCCGTGGAGCTGCTGCGCACGCTGATCGCCGGCGGCTACGACTTCGGCCCCGTCGAGGACATCCCCGGCCTGGTGTCCGGTGACGGCGACGAGCTGATCCGCGCCCTGATCGAGGCCGGCGGCCACGACCAGGAGTGGCTGACCGAGGAGCAGCTGGCCCGCAACCCCGTCCGTATCCCGGCCGCCGACTACAAGCGGTGGTTCGCCCAGCTCCCGGCCGATCTGCGCGAGAGCGTCGAGCAGCACTGGGGCGAGGCCCCGGGCAACATGTTCGTGGACCACTCGGCCAACCCGGAGGGCGACATCGTCCTGGCGGCGCTGCGCCGCGGGAACCTGCTGATCCTGATCCAGCCGCCGCGCGGCTTCGGCGAGAACCCGATCGCGATCTATCACGACCCGGACCTGCCGCCCTCGCACCACTACCTGGCCGCGTACCGCTGGATCCAGGCGCGCGCGGAGGACGGCGGCTTCGGCGCCGACGCGATGATCCACCTGGGCAAGCACGGCAACCTCGAATGGCTCCCGGGCAAGAACGCCGGCCTCTCCGCCTCCTGCGCGCCCGACGCCGCCCTCGGTGACCTGCCGCTCATCTACCCGTTCCTGGTCAACGACCCGGGCGAGGGCACCCAGGCCAAGCGCCGCGTGCACGCCACCCTGGTCGACCACCTCGTGCCCCCCATGGCCCGGGCCGAGTCGTACGGCGACATCGCCCGCCTGGAGCAGCACCTGGACGAGTACGCCCAGATCTCCGCCATGGACCCGGCGAAGCTGCCCGCCATCCGCGCGCAGATCTGGACCCTGATCCAGGCCGCGAAGCTGGACCACGACCTGGGGCTGGAGGAGCGTCCGGACGACGAGGGCTTCGACGACTTCCTGCTGCACGTCGACGGCTGGCTGTGCGAGGTCAAGGACGCCCAGATCCGCGACGGCCTGCACGTCCTGGGCGGCGCCCCGACCGGCCCGGCCCGCGTCAACCTGGTGCTCGCCATCCTGCGCGCCCGGCAGATCTGGGGCGGTACGACGGCCCTGCCGGGCCTGCGCGAGGCGCTGGGCCTGGACGAGTCCGCGGCCACCCGCACCTCGGCGGACGCCGTCGAGGAGGCGGCCCGGGCGCTGGTCCAGGCGATGGAGGACGCGAACTGGTCCCTGGACGCGGTGGCTTCGGTCGCGGCGGGCCACCCGGCCCCGGTCGCGGACGTCCTGTCCTTCGCGGCCCGCGAGGTAGTCCCGCGGCTGGCCGGCACGGTGGACGAGATCGCTCACGTCGTCGCCGCCCTGGACGGCCGTTTCATCCCGGCGGGCCCCTCCGGCTCCCCGCTGCGCGGCCTCGTCAACGTCCTCCCGACCGGCCGGAACTTCTACTCGGTGGACCCGAAGGCCGTCCCCTCCCGCCTCGCGTGGGAGACCGGGCAGGCCCTCGCCGAGTCCCTCCTCACCCGCTACCGCACGGACAACGGCGAGTGGCCCGCCTCCGTCGGCCTGTCCCTGTGGGGCACCAGCGCGATGCGCACCTCCGGCGACGACGTGGCGGAGGCCATGTCGCTGCTGGGCATCCGCCCCGTCTGGGACGAGGCCTCGCGCCGCGTGACCGGCCTGGAGCCGATCCCGCTCGCGGAGCTGGGCCGTCCGCGCATCGACGTGACGCTCCGCATCTCGGGCTTCTTCCGCGACGCGTTCCCGCACGTGATCGGTCTGCTGGACGACGCGGTGCGGCTGGCGGCCTCCCTGGAGGAGCCGGCCGACCAGAACTTCGTCCGGGCCCACGCCCAGGCGGACCTGGCCGAGCACGGTGACGAGCGGCGCGCGACGACCCGTATCTTCGGCTCGCGCCCGGGTACGTACGGGGCCGGCATCCTCCAGCTGATCGACAGCCGGGACTGGCGTACGGACGCGGACCTCGCGGAGGTCTACACGGTGTGGGGCGGGTACGCGTACGGCCGCGGCCTCGAAGGACGCCCCGCCCGGGACGAGATGGAGACGGCCTACAAGCGCATCACGGTCGCGGCGAAGAACACGGACACCCGCGAGCACGACATCGCCGACTCGGACGACTACTTCCAGTACCACGGCGGCATGGTGGCCACGGTCCGCGCCCTGCGCGGCACGGCCCCGGAGGCGTACATCGGCGACTCCACCCGCCCGGAGACGGTCAAGACCCGCACCCTGGTCGAGGAGACCTCGCGCGTCTTCCGCGCCCGGGTCGTCAACCCGAAGTGGATCGAGGCCATGCGCCGCCACGGCTACAAGGGCGCATTCGAGCTCGCGGCGACCGTGGACTACCTCTTCGGCTACGACGCCACGACGGGCGTGGTCGCGGACTGGATGTACGACAAGCTCACCGAGACGTACGTCCTGGACCCGGTCAACCGCGCCTTCCTGGAGGAGGCGAACCCCTGGGCCCTGCACGGCATCGCGGAACGCCTCCTGGAGGCCGAGTCCCGCGGCATGTGGGAGAAGCCGGACCCGCAGGTCCTCGAATCGCTGCGCCAGGTCTACCTGGACACCGAGGGCAACCTCGAGGGCGAATCGGACTGA